One window of the Haloarcula halobia genome contains the following:
- a CDS encoding type II/IV secretion system ATPase subunit — translation MAAEQQTATDEGPQAKPVVVGTYTWDDLMAEVGYADDIPSVVETERDEQADDDGFLGFLGRKNRSSGTGRVRAWDATEFSPEAYLGFHPDELPEVLGHGIASALRFRAQFAAWIENTPVVKDEYTWEHFKWEYYYDDQGEKPRDENGEVEPFDPEQFLGFAPEELDSRLARGAAFAETLDDVFEERTVNVNPDIDEDLFFSDVDGVTTLANRYDLEKAVSMAKKRHFVEIERYWVNKPYAFVVVFHSIKENEKKYYLIEPYLNDIEVNVKDYLTGRLRNAIKYSEDDALIDGSDEDRSVIIEDETLRLLDQYDLLEGSDDDSVTSQFKALLSDSVEIEEHDGELRGLKARPEPAVLAEDSGTLTEAQVERLLYELQRDFLGYERIDGIKHDVNVEDISCDGYNSPVFVYHSEYENIITNVSHDETGLDNFVVKLAQRSGKGISKRRPQVDATLPDGSRAQLTLGREVSDHGTNYTIRQFKDVPYTPIDLINWNTFSLDEMAFLWLAIENNRSLVFAGGTASGKTTSLNAVSLFIPSNSKIVTIEDTREVELPQRNWVASVTRPSFGDDDTGDVDEFDLLEAALRQRPEFIVMGEVRGEEGRTLFQVMSTGHTTMTTFHADSVGEVLKRFTTAPINVSKTMFTGLDLVSVQTQTRVQGRKVRRNKTITEVNHYDPENDEINVREIYEWQPESDEFLKLGRSNTLEDIKFDRGWDSDQLEDELFKRKTVLAYLIDNGFSDYSEVAATLQAFINDPDAILGLMARGELGESLADLREMESVQIDIDPEKEALVPRPEPDDETAELAREILDTAESTILGDYREQEAGTLFGALPEAIRAAGAEIRSGLATDGMGDVDSQHSSVVELSDERADAEHTE, via the coding sequence ATGGCTGCTGAGCAGCAGACAGCCACAGATGAGGGACCACAGGCGAAACCGGTGGTCGTCGGGACCTACACCTGGGACGACCTGATGGCAGAAGTCGGCTACGCCGACGACATCCCCTCGGTCGTCGAGACCGAACGGGACGAACAGGCGGACGACGACGGATTCCTCGGCTTCCTGGGACGAAAGAATCGGTCCAGTGGGACTGGACGCGTGCGGGCCTGGGACGCCACGGAGTTCTCTCCGGAAGCGTACCTGGGGTTCCACCCGGACGAACTCCCGGAGGTGCTCGGCCACGGCATCGCGTCGGCCCTTCGATTCCGGGCGCAGTTCGCTGCGTGGATCGAGAACACACCCGTGGTCAAAGACGAGTACACCTGGGAGCACTTCAAGTGGGAGTACTACTACGACGACCAGGGTGAGAAGCCGCGGGACGAGAACGGCGAGGTCGAACCGTTCGACCCCGAACAGTTCCTCGGTTTCGCCCCGGAGGAACTCGACTCGCGTCTCGCACGCGGAGCCGCGTTCGCCGAGACGCTCGACGACGTCTTCGAAGAGCGGACGGTCAACGTGAACCCGGATATCGACGAGGACCTGTTCTTCTCGGACGTCGACGGCGTCACGACCCTGGCGAACCGGTACGACCTCGAAAAGGCGGTTTCGATGGCCAAGAAGCGACATTTCGTCGAGATCGAACGCTACTGGGTCAACAAGCCCTACGCGTTCGTCGTCGTCTTCCACTCGATCAAGGAAAACGAGAAGAAGTACTACCTGATCGAGCCGTACCTGAACGACATCGAGGTCAACGTCAAGGACTACCTCACCGGTCGCCTCCGCAACGCCATCAAGTACTCGGAGGACGACGCGCTCATCGACGGGTCCGACGAGGACCGCTCGGTCATCATCGAAGACGAGACACTCCGGCTCTTAGACCAGTACGACCTCCTCGAGGGGAGCGACGACGACAGCGTCACGAGCCAGTTCAAAGCGCTCCTCTCGGACAGCGTCGAAATCGAGGAACACGACGGCGAACTCCGCGGTCTGAAAGCGCGACCGGAACCCGCAGTGCTCGCGGAGGACTCGGGCACGCTCACCGAAGCGCAGGTCGAACGCCTGCTCTACGAGCTCCAGCGCGACTTCCTGGGCTACGAGCGCATCGACGGCATCAAACACGACGTCAACGTCGAGGACATCTCCTGTGACGGGTACAACTCGCCGGTGTTCGTCTACCACTCCGAGTACGAGAACATCATCACGAACGTCTCCCACGACGAGACCGGACTCGACAACTTCGTGGTGAAACTCGCCCAGCGCTCGGGCAAGGGCATCTCGAAGCGCCGCCCACAGGTCGACGCCACGCTCCCAGACGGGTCGCGTGCACAGTTGACGCTGGGCCGCGAAGTCTCGGACCACGGGACGAACTACACTATCCGGCAGTTCAAGGACGTTCCCTACACCCCGATCGACCTGATCAACTGGAACACCTTCTCCCTCGACGAGATGGCGTTCCTCTGGCTCGCGATCGAGAACAACCGCAGTCTGGTCTTCGCCGGGGGGACCGCCTCGGGCAAGACGACCAGTCTGAACGCCGTCTCGCTGTTCATCCCGTCGAACTCCAAGATCGTGACCATCGAGGATACGCGCGAGGTGGAGCTGCCCCAGCGCAACTGGGTCGCCAGCGTCACTCGCCCCTCGTTCGGTGACGACGACACCGGTGACGTCGACGAGTTCGACCTGCTCGAGGCCGCACTCCGACAGCGCCCGGAGTTCATCGTGATGGGCGAGGTTCGGGGTGAAGAGGGTCGCACGCTGTTCCAGGTCATGTCCACCGGGCACACGACCATGACGACCTTCCACGCCGACTCCGTCGGCGAGGTCCTGAAGCGGTTCACCACCGCGCCGATCAACGTCTCGAAGACGATGTTCACCGGGCTCGACCTGGTGTCGGTCCAGACCCAGACCCGCGTGCAGGGCCGCAAGGTCCGGCGCAACAAGACCATCACCGAGGTCAACCACTACGACCCCGAGAACGACGAGATCAACGTCCGGGAGATATACGAGTGGCAGCCCGAGAGCGACGAGTTCCTGAAACTCGGCCGTTCCAACACGCTCGAAGACATCAAGTTCGACCGCGGCTGGGACAGCGACCAGCTCGAAGACGAGCTGTTCAAGCGCAAGACGGTGCTGGCCTACCTCATCGACAACGGCTTCTCCGACTACTCGGAGGTCGCCGCGACGCTCCAGGCGTTCATCAACGACCCGGACGCGATCCTGGGACTGATGGCCCGTGGCGAACTCGGCGAGAGCCTCGCTGACCTCCGCGAGATGGAGAGCGTCCAGATCGACATCGACCCCGAGAAGGAAGCACTCGTCCCCCGTCCGGAGCCGGACGACGAGACGGCCGAACTTGCGCGGGAGATCCTCGACACCGCGGAGTCGACGATACTCGGAGACTACCGAGAACAGGAGGCAGGGACGCTGTTCGGCGCGTTACCCGAAGCCATCCGTGCGGCGGGCGCGGAGATTCGGAGCGGACTGGCGACCGACGGCATGGGCGACGTGGACTCACAGCACTCCAGCGTCGTGGAACTGAGCGACGAACGAGCGGACGCGGAGCACACGGAGTAA
- a CDS encoding 50S ribosomal protein P1: MEYVYAALMLHETGTEINEQNLTATVEAAGGDPEASRIKAIVAALEDVDLSATEAATTESAGMDLALERDDSDDGSDTERDESDRLDALFDVENDAESGGLEDEDDSLEGGARPSDPDGEAEESSDEPEA; this comes from the coding sequence ATGGAATACGTTTACGCAGCGCTCATGCTGCACGAGACTGGCACCGAGATCAACGAACAGAACCTCACCGCGACCGTCGAGGCGGCCGGCGGAGACCCCGAGGCGTCCCGCATCAAGGCTATCGTCGCGGCGCTCGAGGACGTCGACCTCTCGGCGACGGAAGCGGCGACGACGGAGTCTGCCGGGATGGACCTCGCACTCGAACGCGACGACTCGGACGACGGGTCGGACACGGAGCGCGACGAGTCCGACCGACTCGATGCGCTGTTCGACGTCGAGAACGACGCCGAAAGCGGGGGGCTTGAAGACGAAGACGACTCCCTCGAGGGAGGTGCACGTCCCAGTGACCCCGACGGCGAGGCCGAGGAGTCGAGCGACGAACCGGAGGCATAG
- a CDS encoding type II secretion system F family protein, whose amino-acid sequence MSTKTGQSQSVRTFEGSADRLGNLFYPVYEFLFDDSDAFVQSVETKLAESRMPDTVEMYLSHAIAVGFLTGTVFWLLGIGLGYVLASLGFLAGPLLGVPLPDSGVLVELVRTLRAPFVVLLLGFVLGGLGFGAGFGTVVGIPYLRANERKREINMLLSDSVSFMYALSLGGLNQLELLEAMAKADDTYGEVAREFQAIVRETKTLDVDYRTAIKNQMDHSPSDEFREFLVDMLSVIHSGGNMTQFLEDKKHKYMRTAKQEQEQTLDVLELLGEMYITISLFPLLLIIILVVMNMLGNASQMMLYVTVYALIPIIALAFLVLVTTVKRDEFGDGVIKPRDASIWLDTENQSGISNLGFISSFRGTYYIFDRIAAKRGLEETVELLSKPHLFFRDNPLYTFALSVPASVSLVAAAALSGAVPTSWADVVQQPVWSTFVYVYIPLFLVVTPMAVFHTWNQRSRRAILGNLSDTLLKLSSVNATGATVLESIKTVSETSSDKLAEELRIIHHKVHFGMSLKESLIEFNNKYQMPQLARTVKLVTKAQEASSHIAVVLATAARASENADDLRRERHSRSMMQVAIVLMTYVTLLGVMALLKVQFIDVMADFGSAGTTGNAGGMSLGGAVDADLLSLMFFHAVTIQAVFAGLISGYLREATLRAGAKYIVVLLALSLTVWAVVG is encoded by the coding sequence ATGAGTACGAAGACTGGTCAATCGCAATCCGTCCGCACGTTCGAGGGGAGTGCAGACCGGTTAGGGAACCTGTTCTATCCGGTCTACGAGTTCCTCTTCGACGACTCGGACGCGTTCGTCCAGTCCGTCGAGACGAAGCTCGCTGAGTCGCGGATGCCCGACACCGTCGAGATGTATCTCTCGCACGCCATCGCGGTCGGATTCCTCACGGGAACGGTGTTCTGGCTCCTCGGTATCGGACTGGGGTACGTCCTCGCCTCGCTGGGCTTCCTGGCCGGACCGTTACTGGGCGTTCCACTGCCGGACAGCGGCGTCCTCGTCGAGCTCGTGCGAACTCTCAGAGCGCCCTTCGTGGTCCTCTTGCTGGGGTTCGTCCTCGGCGGACTCGGCTTCGGGGCCGGGTTCGGGACCGTCGTCGGGATCCCGTACCTCCGCGCCAACGAGCGCAAGCGCGAGATCAACATGCTCCTGTCGGACTCGGTGTCGTTCATGTACGCCCTCTCGCTGGGCGGGCTGAACCAGCTCGAACTGCTCGAGGCGATGGCGAAAGCCGACGACACCTACGGCGAAGTCGCTCGCGAGTTCCAGGCCATCGTCCGTGAGACCAAGACACTCGACGTCGACTACCGGACGGCCATCAAGAACCAGATGGACCACTCCCCGAGCGACGAGTTCCGCGAGTTCCTCGTGGACATGCTCTCTGTCATCCACAGCGGTGGGAACATGACGCAGTTCCTCGAGGACAAGAAGCACAAGTACATGCGCACGGCGAAACAGGAACAGGAACAGACGCTCGACGTGCTCGAGCTCCTGGGCGAGATGTACATCACCATCTCCCTGTTCCCGCTGTTGCTCATCATCATCCTCGTGGTGATGAACATGCTCGGAAACGCGTCACAGATGATGCTGTACGTCACTGTCTACGCGCTCATCCCGATCATCGCGCTGGCGTTCCTGGTGCTGGTCACCACGGTCAAGCGCGACGAGTTCGGCGACGGGGTCATCAAGCCACGCGACGCGAGCATCTGGCTGGACACCGAGAACCAGTCCGGCATCAGCAACCTCGGGTTCATTTCCTCTTTCAGAGGCACGTACTACATCTTCGACCGCATCGCGGCGAAGCGAGGGCTCGAAGAGACCGTCGAACTGCTGTCCAAGCCACACCTGTTCTTCAGGGACAACCCGCTGTACACGTTCGCGCTGAGCGTTCCGGCGTCCGTCTCGCTGGTCGCAGCGGCGGCGCTGTCCGGTGCCGTGCCCACCTCGTGGGCCGACGTGGTCCAACAGCCGGTCTGGTCGACGTTCGTCTACGTCTACATCCCGCTGTTCCTGGTCGTGACACCGATGGCCGTGTTCCACACCTGGAACCAGCGGTCCCGGCGCGCGATACTCGGGAACCTCTCGGACACGCTCCTGAAGCTATCTTCCGTCAACGCGACGGGGGCGACCGTCCTCGAGTCGATCAAGACCGTCTCGGAGACGTCGTCGGACAAGCTCGCAGAGGAGCTCCGGATCATCCACCACAAGGTGCACTTCGGGATGAGCCTCAAGGAGTCGCTCATCGAGTTCAACAACAAGTACCAGATGCCGCAACTCGCGCGGACGGTGAAACTCGTCACGAAAGCTCAGGAAGCGTCCAGCCACATCGCTGTCGTCCTCGCGACGGCCGCGCGTGCCAGCGAGAACGCCGACGACCTCCGACGGGAGCGACACTCCCGCTCGATGATGCAGGTGGCGATCGTGCTCATGACCTACGTGACGCTGCTGGGCGTGATGGCGCTACTGAAAGTGCAGTTCATCGACGTCATGGCGGACTTTGGCTCCGCTGGGACCACGGGGAACGCAGGCGGGATGTCACTCGGCGGCGCCGTCGACGCGGACCTGCTGTCGTTGATGTTCTTCCACGCCGTGACCATCCAGGCCGTGTTCGCCGGCCTCATCTCCGGATACCTCCGTGAGGCGACCCTCCGCGCCGGCGCGAAGTATATCGTCGTGCTCCTCGCGCTCTCCCTGACCGTCTGGGCGGTGGTGGGATAG
- a CDS encoding DUF7287 family protein, which produces MPSSRTARGQLTLDFLTGMAVFFVVVGFVFMFVPGLVSSAPDDQEAPLVADRVANQLVDFHLGEPSTAALEPTCTADFFSQSSPDSCGTLDTSQPLHDRLGIDDRYRVNVSIRPDDAGRTDSTALCTSGGSVGPCSGSGTPLVVGDTYQSGEGTVVTVERHVSIDGTDALLVVEVW; this is translated from the coding sequence ATGCCGTCGTCCCGTACCGCTCGCGGCCAGTTGACCCTCGACTTCCTGACGGGGATGGCGGTTTTCTTCGTCGTCGTCGGGTTCGTCTTCATGTTCGTCCCCGGACTCGTCTCGTCGGCTCCGGACGACCAGGAGGCACCGTTGGTCGCCGATCGGGTCGCGAACCAGCTCGTCGACTTCCACCTCGGCGAGCCATCGACTGCGGCGCTGGAGCCGACCTGCACGGCCGACTTCTTCAGCCAGAGCAGCCCCGATTCGTGTGGGACGCTCGATACGAGCCAGCCACTGCACGACCGGTTAGGTATCGACGACCGGTATCGAGTGAACGTCTCGATCCGGCCCGACGACGCCGGTAGAACCGACAGCACGGCCCTCTGTACGAGCGGTGGGTCAGTCGGCCCGTGTTCGGGCAGCGGCACCCCCCTCGTCGTCGGAGACACGTACCAGTCCGGCGAAGGCACGGTCGTAACTGTAGAGCGCCACGTCTCGATAGACGGGACAGACGCGCTCCTGGTGGTGGAGGTCTGGTGA
- a CDS encoding DUF7288 family protein, which produces MSDRAQVFTLEALVSGMLLLGAVIFALQATAVTPQSATTASSHSVTQLERVAAGVLEDAAEDGSLKRTVLFWDPSEEAFRGLESYESGYQNGDLPTTFGEQLRRSFATGGVAYNVNVRYQVPGDDPETVTVVDSGTPSDDAVRVATLVTLYDDDPLYYDDDDNDSTAAVPSADTVSSGSFYAPDDSPGSGVYNVVSVEVVLWST; this is translated from the coding sequence ATGAGTGACAGAGCACAGGTGTTCACACTCGAAGCGCTGGTCTCCGGGATGCTCCTCCTGGGCGCGGTTATCTTCGCGCTCCAGGCGACGGCCGTCACGCCACAGAGCGCGACGACGGCGAGTTCCCACTCGGTGACCCAGCTCGAACGGGTCGCCGCCGGCGTCCTCGAGGACGCCGCCGAGGACGGCTCGCTCAAGCGGACCGTCCTCTTCTGGGACCCGTCCGAGGAAGCGTTCCGCGGGCTCGAATCGTACGAGTCGGGCTACCAGAACGGTGATCTCCCGACCACGTTCGGCGAGCAGCTCCGCCGGAGCTTCGCGACCGGTGGCGTGGCCTACAACGTCAACGTCCGGTATCAGGTGCCCGGAGACGACCCCGAGACCGTGACCGTCGTCGACAGCGGGACGCCCAGTGACGACGCCGTCCGCGTCGCGACGCTCGTGACGCTCTACGACGACGATCCCCTGTACTACGACGACGACGACAACGACTCGACTGCGGCAGTCCCGAGCGCGGACACCGTCTCGTCGGGGTCGTTCTACGCGCCGGACGATTCACCCGGAAGTGGCGTGTACAACGTCGTCTCCGTGGAGGTGGTTCTGTGGTCCACCTGA
- a CDS encoding DUF7266 family protein — protein sequence MAMRDRGVSPAVGFVTTLAITLLLVVSLFTSTGTLVASERDQTVQAELSVLGNEFANQLSSTDTLVRANGSPTTVRVTDRLPERVGGEQYRIAIEQTGTSGDAYRYRLIVTSASVDVSAVVDLKTGTPVEETTVDGGEVTVSYDEATGTLEVNG from the coding sequence ATGGCGATGCGTGACCGAGGCGTCTCGCCGGCAGTCGGCTTCGTGACGACGCTGGCCATCACCCTGCTGCTGGTCGTCTCGCTTTTCACGTCGACGGGCACGCTCGTGGCGTCTGAACGCGACCAGACCGTCCAGGCGGAACTGTCTGTCCTCGGCAACGAGTTCGCGAACCAGCTGAGCAGCACGGACACGCTGGTCCGTGCGAACGGTTCCCCCACGACGGTCCGCGTCACCGACCGACTCCCCGAACGCGTCGGCGGTGAACAGTACCGCATCGCCATCGAACAGACCGGTACCAGTGGCGACGCCTACCGATACCGACTCATCGTCACGAGCGCATCGGTGGACGTCTCGGCGGTCGTCGACCTCAAGACGGGCACGCCCGTCGAAGAGACGACCGTCGACGGTGGCGAGGTCACCGTCTCGTACGACGAGGCGACGGGGACTCTGGAGGTGAACGGCTGA
- a CDS encoding DUF7289 family protein: MDRGQSTTIGFVVIFSMVLLMVALISASGFATLDHVQDSERVNNGVRSFEILSDNVDDVVGDEVPSRTTTVKLYDSQLSAAGTTTIEIDVPADGFSHAFEVAPIVLDAGAGTDVVYENGAVIRSDPDGEVMVDEPAMLLTTDYTVLPVVRTETVSSTAVGGQSSATIRTTRAGTTVLRTDTESGGVYDDVTLTVTSPRSEAWFRYLDAQSATDTCTRSGDTVTCTLTTSEVTVSVTDVDVRFDT, encoded by the coding sequence ATGGACCGCGGCCAGAGCACGACGATCGGCTTCGTCGTCATCTTCTCGATGGTCCTCCTGATGGTGGCACTCATCAGCGCCAGTGGCTTCGCGACGCTCGACCACGTCCAGGACTCCGAGCGCGTCAACAACGGCGTGCGCTCGTTCGAGATCCTCTCGGACAACGTTGACGACGTGGTCGGCGACGAGGTCCCGAGCCGGACGACGACGGTGAAGCTCTACGACTCGCAGCTCTCGGCGGCCGGGACCACCACTATCGAAATAGACGTCCCCGCGGACGGATTCTCCCACGCGTTCGAGGTCGCTCCGATCGTCCTCGACGCGGGAGCCGGGACGGACGTCGTCTACGAGAACGGCGCGGTCATCCGGTCGGACCCCGACGGAGAGGTGATGGTCGACGAACCGGCGATGCTCCTGACCACCGACTACACCGTGCTCCCAGTCGTCCGGACCGAGACCGTGTCCTCGACGGCCGTCGGCGGGCAGTCCAGTGCCACGATCCGCACCACGCGCGCCGGTACGACCGTCCTGCGGACTGACACCGAGAGCGGTGGCGTCTACGACGACGTCACGCTCACGGTGACCAGCCCGCGCAGCGAGGCGTGGTTCCGGTACCTTGACGCGCAGTCGGCGACCGACACCTGCACTCGCAGCGGAGACACCGTCACCTGTACGCTGACCACCAGCGAGGTGACGGTCTCCGTGACCGACGTCGACGTCCGATTCGACACCTGA
- a CDS encoding carbonic anhydrase → MNQTVQTLLEGNAEHAREFAGRFDDVQDAQYPAAVTVCCSDSRVLQDRMWDNDQPGHLFTAGNIGNRVVQQTASGPAVSGDVLYPVAHTGTDTVVVVGHTGCGAVTATYTALTDGVDEAPGIQHCIDILQPHLEPGVEALPDDLTDGEAVNHLVEYNVDRQVEFLRESEDVPEDTDVVGVVYDFQDVYSETRGEVHVINVDGETDVEALRAEHAEVADRIARLWTY, encoded by the coding sequence ATGAACCAGACTGTCCAGACGCTGCTCGAAGGTAACGCCGAACACGCTCGCGAGTTCGCCGGCCGCTTCGACGACGTGCAGGACGCCCAGTATCCGGCTGCCGTCACGGTCTGCTGTTCGGACTCGCGGGTACTGCAGGACCGGATGTGGGACAACGACCAGCCCGGCCATCTCTTTACCGCCGGGAACATCGGGAACCGCGTCGTCCAGCAGACGGCGTCGGGCCCGGCCGTCTCCGGCGACGTCCTCTACCCGGTCGCCCACACGGGCACCGACACCGTCGTCGTCGTCGGCCACACCGGCTGTGGCGCCGTGACGGCGACCTACACCGCCCTGACCGACGGCGTCGACGAGGCCCCGGGCATCCAGCACTGCATCGACATCCTGCAACCGCACCTCGAACCCGGCGTCGAGGCGCTGCCCGACGATCTGACCGACGGCGAGGCGGTCAACCACCTCGTCGAGTACAACGTCGACCGCCAGGTCGAGTTCCTGCGAGAGAGCGAGGACGTGCCCGAGGACACCGACGTCGTCGGCGTCGTCTACGACTTCCAAGATGTCTACTCCGAGACCCGCGGGGAGGTCCACGTCATCAACGTCGACGGCGAGACGGACGTCGAGGCGCTGCGAGCGGAACACGCCGAGGTCGCGGATCGGATCGCCCGTCTCTGGACGTACTGA
- a CDS encoding chorismate mutase, whose translation MSTNPEDMSLEELREEIRTIDQEIVEKIAQRTYVADTIAQVKAEKGLPTTDEAQEQAVMDRAGENAERFDVDSNLVKAVFRLLIELNKVEQRENR comes from the coding sequence ATGAGCACGAACCCCGAGGACATGTCGCTCGAGGAACTGCGCGAGGAGATCCGGACGATAGACCAGGAGATCGTCGAGAAGATCGCCCAGCGGACCTACGTGGCCGACACCATCGCACAGGTCAAAGCCGAAAAGGGCCTGCCGACCACCGACGAGGCCCAGGAGCAGGCCGTCATGGACCGCGCCGGCGAGAACGCCGAACGGTTCGACGTCGATTCGAACCTGGTGAAGGCCGTCTTCCGGTTGCTCATCGAGTTGAACAAGGTCGAACAGAGAGAGAACCGCTGA
- a CDS encoding shikimate kinase, with the protein MEGKAAAPAAGTVLNALATGRGSAFAIDEYTTATVELSKDEEGVTGEVAGAPDADTRLIERCVEYVIDSHGGPETVGFPAVSGGHVRTESDVPMASGLKSSSAAANATVLATLDALDATERMTREDVARLGVMAARDAGVTVTGAFDDASASMLGGVTVTDNDADELLARDEVEWDVLVWTPPEQSFSADADVERCRKIAPMARLVEDLALDGDYQRAMTVNGLAFCAALGFETEPLVEAMSQVDGVSLSGTGPSFTAVGDRRALEQVREYWDRRDGHTLLTTTQTEGTQTV; encoded by the coding sequence ATGGAAGGAAAGGCAGCCGCGCCCGCCGCCGGAACGGTCCTGAACGCGCTCGCGACCGGCCGGGGCTCGGCGTTCGCCATCGACGAGTACACCACCGCGACGGTGGAGCTGTCGAAGGACGAGGAGGGCGTCACGGGCGAGGTGGCCGGCGCGCCCGACGCCGACACCCGCCTGATCGAACGGTGCGTCGAGTACGTCATCGACTCCCACGGCGGCCCCGAGACGGTCGGGTTCCCCGCTGTGTCGGGCGGCCACGTCCGCACCGAGAGCGACGTCCCGATGGCCTCGGGGCTGAAGAGCTCGAGCGCGGCGGCGAACGCGACGGTGCTCGCGACGCTGGACGCGCTGGACGCGACAGAGCGGATGACCCGCGAGGACGTCGCGCGCCTCGGCGTCATGGCTGCCCGGGACGCCGGCGTGACCGTGACCGGGGCGTTCGACGACGCCTCCGCGTCGATGCTCGGCGGCGTCACCGTCACCGACAACGACGCCGACGAGCTGCTGGCCCGCGACGAGGTCGAATGGGACGTGCTCGTCTGGACGCCGCCGGAGCAATCGTTCAGCGCGGACGCCGACGTCGAGCGATGCCGCAAGATCGCGCCGATGGCTCGCCTCGTGGAGGACCTGGCGCTGGACGGCGACTACCAGCGGGCGATGACGGTCAACGGGCTCGCCTTCTGTGCCGCGCTCGGCTTCGAGACGGAACCGCTCGTCGAGGCCATGAGTCAGGTCGACGGCGTCTCGCTCTCGGGCACCGGGCCGTCGTTCACGGCCGTCGGCGACCGGCGGGCGCTCGAGCAGGTAAGGGAGTACTGGGACCGACGGGACGGCCACACGCTACTGACCACGACACAGACGGAGGGAACACAGACAGTATGA
- a CDS encoding DUF5796 family protein, translating into MSNRSDIAPSTLSVELTEDGVAVEYLDGRTAFYHGVPSKVEESVRTAPGKDTHVLITDETETTGILVYVNDLRTHDDIIEESGVGRVILQDGTEDELFPGVTVRDHQMRVEVDVDFEVADGRVFVFEEDEMGERSFEVVPEGA; encoded by the coding sequence ATGAGCAACCGGTCCGACATCGCACCCTCGACGCTGTCCGTGGAACTGACCGAGGACGGCGTCGCCGTCGAGTATCTGGACGGCCGGACGGCGTTCTACCACGGCGTCCCGTCGAAGGTCGAAGAGAGCGTCCGAACCGCCCCGGGCAAGGACACCCACGTGCTGATAACCGACGAGACTGAGACGACGGGCATCCTCGTCTACGTCAACGACCTGCGGACACACGACGACATCATCGAGGAGAGCGGCGTGGGCCGGGTCATCCTCCAGGACGGCACGGAGGACGAGCTGTTCCCCGGCGTCACGGTCAGGGACCACCAGATGCGCGTCGAGGTGGACGTCGACTTCGAGGTCGCGGACGGGCGCGTCTTCGTCTTCGAGGAGGACGAGATGGGCGAGCGGAGCTTCGAGGTCGTCCCGGAAGGCGCCTGA
- a CDS encoding DUF7128 family protein — translation MVVTTERDDMTWYKCETCGLMFDDQDDARQHESNCDDEDPSYIQ, via the coding sequence ATGGTGGTCACGACCGAGCGAGACGACATGACCTGGTACAAGTGCGAGACCTGTGGGCTGATGTTCGACGACCAGGACGACGCGCGCCAGCACGAGTCGAACTGCGACGACGAGGACCCGTCGTACATCCAGTGA